One window of the Nothobranchius furzeri strain GRZ-AD chromosome 3, NfurGRZ-RIMD1, whole genome shotgun sequence genome contains the following:
- the elk4 gene encoding ETS domain-containing protein Elk-4 isoform X1, with amino-acid sequence MDSSVTLWQFLLQLLVDSGNEHLICWTNEEGEFKLLQAEEVARLWGARKNKPNMNYDKLSRALRYYYDKNIIKKVNGQKFVYRFVSYPDILKGDAGTRTDGSDLAALTPTAKRGDGTPQEVESADGSKVGGGVAAVGVSNKQSNRNDYIHSGLYTSFHLNSLLNGRQLFKSIKIENPAEKMADRKGLTSTLHSQQVAPQPPAALPSVIKFVNSPPKAAPHVLAEPALTQSHRPEDVGARSSLQPPVYSFEHTRPSEFSLPELSSAGPSPSVVSESSQDLTVQRDIESRFSESAVSETAETSEEQEKQVDGGVVLSEAECSMQDADFCSSLSCSTQGSGKTRKPPKILQISPPTLLVTTSEFSPMNICSPSLPTASLTPAMLQTPTLLLTPSPLLSNIHFWSTLSPVAPISPATRRQAGHLFQFPSVLTPQFQIPVQSLDGTNTPGPISPDPQKT; translated from the exons ATGGACAGCTCTGTCACCCTGTGGCAGTTTCTTCTCCAGCTCCTGGTGGATTCCGGTAATGAGCACCTCATCTGCTGGACCAATGAGGAAGGAGAGTTCAAGCTgctccaagcggaggaggtggcccGGCTGTGGGGAGCCCGTAAGAACAAGCCCAACATGAACTATGACAAGCTCAGCAGGGCGCTCCGATACTACTACGACAAG AACATCATCAAGAAGGTGAACGGTCAGAAGTTTGTCTACCGCTTTGTGTCTTACCCTGACATCCTAAAAGGAGATGCTGGCACCCGAACAGATGGTAGCGACCTGGCTGCCCTTACACCTACAGCTAAGAGGGGGGATGGCACCCCCCAGGAGGTTGAGTCCGCTGACGGATCCAAGGTGGGGGGTGGTGTAGCTGCGGTGGGTGTCAGCAACAAGCAGTCAAACAGAAATGACTACATTCACTCCGGACTGTACACCTCCTTTCACCTCAACTCTCTGCTAAATGGACGCCAGCTCTTTAAGTCCATCAAAATTGAGAATCCAGCTGAGAAGATGGCCGACAGGAAGGGTCTTACTTCCACCTTACACAGCCAGCAGGTGGCGCCACAGCCACCAGCTGCTTTACCATCAGTCATCAAGTTTGTGAACAGCCCTCCTAAAGCAGCGCCTCATGTCCTCGCGGAGCCAGCTCTGACCCAGAGTCACAGGCCTGAAGATGTCGGTGCACGCTCCTCCCTGCAGCCGCCCGTCTATTCCTTTGAACACACTCGTCCATCAGAGTTCAGCCTGCCAGAGCTGAGCTCAGCTGGCCCGTCACCCAGTGTGGTCTCTGAGTCCTCTCAGGACCTCACTGTCCAGAGAGACATCGAGTCCAGGTTCTCAGAGTCAGCAGTTAGTGAGACAGCAGAGACCTCGGAGGAGCAGGAGAAG CAGGTGGACGGTGGAGTGGTCCTATCAGAAGCTGAGTGCAGCATGCAGGACGCTGACTTCTGCTCCTCCCTGAGCTGCAGCACCCAGGGCTCTGGAAAAACCCGTAAGCCTCCTAAGATCCTGCAGATCAGTCCTCCTACTCTGCTGGTCACCACCTCCGAGTTCTCCCCCATGAACATCTGCAGCCCATCCCTGCCCACAGCCTCGCTCACACCAGCTATGCTACAG ACTCCCACCCTCCTGCTGACTCCCAGTCCACTGCTGTCCAACATCCACTTCTGGAGCACGCTCAGTCCAGTGGCTCCCATCAGCCCAGCTACTCGGCGCCAGGCAGGACACCTGTTCCAG TTCCCATCAGTCCTCACCCCCCAGTTCCAGATCCCAGTACAGAGCCTAGATGGGACCAACACACCCGGCCCCATTTCCCCAGACCCTCAGAAAACatag
- the elk4 gene encoding ETS domain-containing protein Elk-4 isoform X2, protein MDSSVTLWQFLLQLLVDSGNEHLICWTNEEGEFKLLQAEEVARLWGARKNKPNMNYDKLSRALRYYYDKNIIKKVNGQKFVYRFVSYPDILKGDAGTRTDGSDLAALTPTAKRGDGTPQEVESADGSKVGGGVAAVGVSNKQSNRNDYIHSGLYTSFHLNSLLNGRQLFKSIKIENPAEKMADRKGLTSTLHSQQVAPQPPAALPSVIKFVNSPPKAAPHVLAEPALTQSHRPEDVGARSSLQPPVYSFEHTRPSEFSLPELSSAGPSPSVVSESSQDLTVQRDIESRFSESAVSETAETSEEQEKVDGGVVLSEAECSMQDADFCSSLSCSTQGSGKTRKPPKILQISPPTLLVTTSEFSPMNICSPSLPTASLTPAMLQTPTLLLTPSPLLSNIHFWSTLSPVAPISPATRRQAGHLFQFPSVLTPQFQIPVQSLDGTNTPGPISPDPQKT, encoded by the exons ATGGACAGCTCTGTCACCCTGTGGCAGTTTCTTCTCCAGCTCCTGGTGGATTCCGGTAATGAGCACCTCATCTGCTGGACCAATGAGGAAGGAGAGTTCAAGCTgctccaagcggaggaggtggcccGGCTGTGGGGAGCCCGTAAGAACAAGCCCAACATGAACTATGACAAGCTCAGCAGGGCGCTCCGATACTACTACGACAAG AACATCATCAAGAAGGTGAACGGTCAGAAGTTTGTCTACCGCTTTGTGTCTTACCCTGACATCCTAAAAGGAGATGCTGGCACCCGAACAGATGGTAGCGACCTGGCTGCCCTTACACCTACAGCTAAGAGGGGGGATGGCACCCCCCAGGAGGTTGAGTCCGCTGACGGATCCAAGGTGGGGGGTGGTGTAGCTGCGGTGGGTGTCAGCAACAAGCAGTCAAACAGAAATGACTACATTCACTCCGGACTGTACACCTCCTTTCACCTCAACTCTCTGCTAAATGGACGCCAGCTCTTTAAGTCCATCAAAATTGAGAATCCAGCTGAGAAGATGGCCGACAGGAAGGGTCTTACTTCCACCTTACACAGCCAGCAGGTGGCGCCACAGCCACCAGCTGCTTTACCATCAGTCATCAAGTTTGTGAACAGCCCTCCTAAAGCAGCGCCTCATGTCCTCGCGGAGCCAGCTCTGACCCAGAGTCACAGGCCTGAAGATGTCGGTGCACGCTCCTCCCTGCAGCCGCCCGTCTATTCCTTTGAACACACTCGTCCATCAGAGTTCAGCCTGCCAGAGCTGAGCTCAGCTGGCCCGTCACCCAGTGTGGTCTCTGAGTCCTCTCAGGACCTCACTGTCCAGAGAGACATCGAGTCCAGGTTCTCAGAGTCAGCAGTTAGTGAGACAGCAGAGACCTCGGAGGAGCAGGAGAAG GTGGACGGTGGAGTGGTCCTATCAGAAGCTGAGTGCAGCATGCAGGACGCTGACTTCTGCTCCTCCCTGAGCTGCAGCACCCAGGGCTCTGGAAAAACCCGTAAGCCTCCTAAGATCCTGCAGATCAGTCCTCCTACTCTGCTGGTCACCACCTCCGAGTTCTCCCCCATGAACATCTGCAGCCCATCCCTGCCCACAGCCTCGCTCACACCAGCTATGCTACAG ACTCCCACCCTCCTGCTGACTCCCAGTCCACTGCTGTCCAACATCCACTTCTGGAGCACGCTCAGTCCAGTGGCTCCCATCAGCCCAGCTACTCGGCGCCAGGCAGGACACCTGTTCCAG TTCCCATCAGTCCTCACCCCCCAGTTCCAGATCCCAGTACAGAGCCTAGATGGGACCAACACACCCGGCCCCATTTCCCCAGACCCTCAGAAAACatag
- the elk4 gene encoding ETS domain-containing protein Elk-4 isoform X3, with product MDSSVTLWQFLLQLLVDSGNEHLICWTNEEGEFKLLQAEEVARLWGARKNKPNMNYDKLSRALRYYYDKNIIKKVNGQKFVYRFVSYPDILKGDAGTRTDGSDLAALTPTAKRGDGTPQEVESADGSKVGGGVAAVGVSNKQSNRNDYIHSGLYTSFHLNSLLNGRQLFKSIKIENPAEKMADRKGLTSTLHSQQVAPQPPAALPSVIKFVNSPPKAAPHVLAEPALTQSHRPEDVGARSSLQPPVYSFEHTRPSEFSLPELSSAGPSPSVVSESSQDLTVQRDIESRFSESAVSETAETSEEQEKQVDGGVVLSEAECSMQDADFCSSLSCSTQGSGKTRKPPKILQISPPTLLVTTSEFSPMNICSPSLPTASLTPAMLQGVEV from the exons ATGGACAGCTCTGTCACCCTGTGGCAGTTTCTTCTCCAGCTCCTGGTGGATTCCGGTAATGAGCACCTCATCTGCTGGACCAATGAGGAAGGAGAGTTCAAGCTgctccaagcggaggaggtggcccGGCTGTGGGGAGCCCGTAAGAACAAGCCCAACATGAACTATGACAAGCTCAGCAGGGCGCTCCGATACTACTACGACAAG AACATCATCAAGAAGGTGAACGGTCAGAAGTTTGTCTACCGCTTTGTGTCTTACCCTGACATCCTAAAAGGAGATGCTGGCACCCGAACAGATGGTAGCGACCTGGCTGCCCTTACACCTACAGCTAAGAGGGGGGATGGCACCCCCCAGGAGGTTGAGTCCGCTGACGGATCCAAGGTGGGGGGTGGTGTAGCTGCGGTGGGTGTCAGCAACAAGCAGTCAAACAGAAATGACTACATTCACTCCGGACTGTACACCTCCTTTCACCTCAACTCTCTGCTAAATGGACGCCAGCTCTTTAAGTCCATCAAAATTGAGAATCCAGCTGAGAAGATGGCCGACAGGAAGGGTCTTACTTCCACCTTACACAGCCAGCAGGTGGCGCCACAGCCACCAGCTGCTTTACCATCAGTCATCAAGTTTGTGAACAGCCCTCCTAAAGCAGCGCCTCATGTCCTCGCGGAGCCAGCTCTGACCCAGAGTCACAGGCCTGAAGATGTCGGTGCACGCTCCTCCCTGCAGCCGCCCGTCTATTCCTTTGAACACACTCGTCCATCAGAGTTCAGCCTGCCAGAGCTGAGCTCAGCTGGCCCGTCACCCAGTGTGGTCTCTGAGTCCTCTCAGGACCTCACTGTCCAGAGAGACATCGAGTCCAGGTTCTCAGAGTCAGCAGTTAGTGAGACAGCAGAGACCTCGGAGGAGCAGGAGAAG CAGGTGGACGGTGGAGTGGTCCTATCAGAAGCTGAGTGCAGCATGCAGGACGCTGACTTCTGCTCCTCCCTGAGCTGCAGCACCCAGGGCTCTGGAAAAACCCGTAAGCCTCCTAAGATCCTGCAGATCAGTCCTCCTACTCTGCTGGTCACCACCTCCGAGTTCTCCCCCATGAACATCTGCAGCCCATCCCTGCCCACAGCCTCGCTCACACCAGCTATGCTACAG GGCGTAGAGGTCTAG